A single window of Gemmatimonadales bacterium DNA harbors:
- the dnaJ gene encoding molecular chaperone DnaJ, whose translation MSEFYDLLGVSREASDDEIKKAYRKAAMQYHPDRNREADAEAKFKEIAEAYEVLRDPQKRAAYDRYGKAGVNGRAGMGNAGYAHIDLNEALNIFMRDLGGFGGFEGMFGGGRADPSEAKRGQDMRVTVRLSLVEVATGAKRTVKLKTYVGCTNCAGSGGAKGTRPSRCGTCGGSGEVRRAARSMFGQFIQVAPCSTCNGEGTVITDPCEVCRGEGRVRGERTVSVDVPAGVSSNNYITLRGQGAVGPRGGPAGDLLVLIEVKDDDRFERQGDDLFYDLPLSFSQAALGATVVVPTPYGEETVTVPSGIQAGTVLRLKGKGLPRLGQGSTGDLNVRVSIWTPDSLSDEQRRLFEELAAIEGDPPRASTGFWSKLKEALGA comes from the coding sequence GTGAGCGAGTTCTACGACCTGCTGGGCGTTTCCCGAGAGGCCTCGGACGACGAGATCAAGAAGGCCTATCGCAAGGCGGCCATGCAGTACCACCCGGATCGGAACCGCGAGGCCGATGCCGAGGCGAAGTTCAAGGAAATCGCCGAGGCGTATGAGGTCCTTCGGGATCCGCAGAAGCGGGCGGCGTACGATCGCTACGGCAAGGCCGGCGTCAACGGTCGGGCCGGCATGGGCAACGCCGGGTACGCCCACATCGATCTCAATGAAGCGCTCAACATCTTCATGCGGGACCTGGGCGGCTTTGGCGGTTTCGAGGGGATGTTCGGGGGCGGCCGGGCCGATCCGTCCGAGGCCAAGCGCGGTCAGGACATGCGGGTTACCGTCCGGCTCTCGCTGGTCGAGGTGGCGACCGGCGCCAAGCGCACCGTCAAGCTCAAGACCTACGTCGGCTGCACCAATTGCGCAGGAAGCGGCGGCGCCAAGGGCACTCGACCCTCGCGCTGCGGCACCTGCGGCGGGTCGGGTGAAGTCCGTCGCGCCGCCCGCAGCATGTTCGGCCAGTTCATCCAGGTGGCGCCGTGTTCGACCTGCAACGGCGAAGGCACCGTGATCACCGACCCGTGTGAGGTCTGTCGGGGTGAGGGCCGGGTGCGCGGCGAGCGGACCGTGTCGGTCGACGTGCCGGCCGGGGTTTCGAGCAACAACTACATCACCTTGCGGGGCCAGGGCGCTGTCGGTCCCAGGGGCGGGCCGGCCGGCGACCTGCTGGTCCTGATCGAAGTGAAGGACGACGACCGCTTTGAGCGCCAGGGCGACGATCTCTTCTACGATCTGCCACTGTCGTTCTCGCAGGCGGCGCTGGGTGCCACCGTCGTGGTACCGACCCCATACGGCGAGGAGACCGTTACGGTCCCCTCCGGAATTCAGGCTGGAACGGTGCTCCGCCTGAAAGGAAAGGGTTTGCCCCGGCTGGGGCAGGGCAGCACCGGCGACCTCAACGTTCGGGTCTCGATTTGGACCCCTGACAGTCTGAGCGACGAACAACGGCGGCTCTTCGAAGAGCTGGCCGCCATCGAGGGCGATCCGCCCCGCGCCTCCACCGGTTTCTGGTCCAAGCTCAAGGAAGCGCTCGGCGCATGA
- a CDS encoding 50S ribosomal protein L11 methyltransferase, which translates to MSWWLIEVGAPGGDAEPVARALVEVSGQAVEERDGRVLGYAADRDAALAVERSIRDRFGAGIEVRLSPVGDADWTTAWREGLAVRTVGRLRLGPSWLLEPAPDAIVIDPEMAFGSGEHGSTRGALTLLERHLMPGGAVLDLGSGSGILAIAARKLGADKALGIEVDDEATPIAEVNAERNGVSQSVRFVTGDAAALAPLAGPATVVVSNILRNVNETLLAPIAAALTPDGLAIFAGMETPEAELFRPVLIGAGWTIFDEVIDEGWWSVAARRA; encoded by the coding sequence ATGAGTTGGTGGTTGATCGAAGTCGGCGCGCCGGGCGGCGATGCGGAGCCGGTCGCGCGGGCGCTGGTCGAGGTCAGCGGGCAGGCTGTCGAGGAGCGGGATGGCCGCGTGCTGGGTTACGCAGCGGACCGCGATGCGGCCTTGGCGGTCGAACGTTCGATTCGCGATCGCTTCGGAGCCGGCATCGAGGTCAGACTGAGTCCGGTCGGTGATGCGGACTGGACCACCGCCTGGCGGGAAGGGCTCGCGGTTCGGACCGTTGGCCGGCTCAGGCTCGGCCCGTCCTGGCTGCTCGAACCGGCGCCGGACGCCATCGTGATCGATCCGGAGATGGCGTTTGGGAGCGGCGAGCATGGCTCGACCCGAGGTGCCTTGACGCTCCTGGAACGTCATCTGATGCCCGGCGGCGCCGTGCTCGACCTGGGCAGCGGCAGCGGCATCCTCGCCATTGCCGCCCGAAAGCTCGGTGCGGACAAAGCGCTGGGCATCGAGGTCGACGACGAAGCGACCCCGATTGCCGAGGTCAACGCGGAGCGCAACGGGGTCAGCCAATCCGTCCGCTTCGTCACCGGCGACGCGGCTGCGCTTGCTCCGCTGGCAGGCCCGGCGACGGTCGTCGTCTCCAACATTCTTCGCAATGTCAACGAGACGCTGCTGGCGCCGATTGCGGCGGCCCTGACACCGGACGGCCTTGCCATCTTTGCCGGGATGGAAACACCCGAAGCGGAGCTGTTCCGCCCGGTCTTGATCGGGGCGGGGTGGACCATCTTCGACGAAGTGATCGACGAAGGCTGGTGGTCGGTTGCTGCGCGCCGGGCCTGA
- a CDS encoding 16S rRNA (uracil(1498)-N(3))-methyltransferase, with protein MHRLLLPGSFSPDTRLELPAEERHHLEVRRARPGDAVELLDGRGAVGQGVLVAAGRSWAVDVATVAHRAPQPPLSLLVGAGDRDRFGWLVEKAVELGVTRLTPLETVRSRNVATRIRAEHHDKLGRRAVEALKQSGGAWALEVAGPVPVAAAVAQVTEPVRWLADPAGQPPEPVGPDTPLAIAVGPEGGFVDDERSTLLQHGFIPVRLGPRILRFETAALAAAAIAAWQRKE; from the coding sequence GTGCACCGCCTGCTCCTGCCCGGATCCTTCTCCCCCGACACTCGGCTCGAGTTGCCAGCCGAGGAACGCCACCATCTCGAGGTCCGACGTGCCAGGCCCGGCGACGCCGTCGAACTGCTCGATGGCCGCGGGGCGGTAGGTCAGGGCGTGCTCGTCGCGGCCGGTCGCAGTTGGGCGGTGGACGTTGCCACCGTCGCGCACCGGGCTCCCCAGCCCCCCCTGTCGCTCCTGGTGGGCGCCGGAGATCGGGATCGCTTCGGCTGGCTGGTCGAGAAGGCGGTCGAACTCGGGGTCACCCGCCTTACGCCGCTCGAGACGGTTCGGAGTCGGAACGTCGCCACCCGGATCCGCGCCGAGCACCATGACAAACTGGGGCGCCGGGCCGTTGAGGCGCTGAAACAGAGCGGTGGAGCCTGGGCGCTGGAGGTGGCAGGCCCGGTCCCGGTCGCCGCTGCGGTGGCCCAGGTAACGGAGCCGGTTCGCTGGCTCGCCGATCCCGCCGGTCAACCACCTGAACCGGTCGGCCCGGACACGCCGCTTGCGATTGCGGTGGGGCCGGAAGGGGGCTTCGTCGACGATGAGCGGAGTACCCTGCTTCAGCATGGCTTCATTCCGGTGCGCCTCGGGCCCCGGATTCTTCGATTCGAAACGGCGGCATTAGCCGCGGCCGCTATCGCAGCATGGCAGCGAAAGGAGTGA
- a CDS encoding histidine triad nucleotide-binding protein — MTDCIFCRIASGEIPATVVARNDHAVAFRDLNPQAPVHILVIPTQHIASTAEVDSDSAELALGRTIRLAVQVAKAEGLDDGGYRLVINTGRDGGQSVWHVHVHLLAGRRLGWPPG, encoded by the coding sequence ATGACAGATTGCATCTTCTGCCGTATCGCCTCAGGCGAGATTCCGGCCACCGTGGTTGCCAGGAACGACCACGCGGTAGCATTTCGCGACCTCAACCCGCAGGCCCCGGTCCACATTCTGGTCATTCCGACGCAGCATATCGCGAGTACGGCGGAGGTTGACTCGGACAGCGCAGAGCTGGCTCTGGGTCGGACCATCCGGCTGGCGGTTCAGGTCGCCAAAGCGGAGGGACTCGACGATGGTGGCTACCGCCTGGTCATCAACACCGGGCGTGATGGCGGGCAGTCGGTCTGGCACGTTCACGTCCACCTCCTGGCCGGGCGGAGGTTGGGCTGGCCTCCGGGTTGA
- a CDS encoding Smr/MutS family protein, protein MVMGSGQTKSGVQARSAGTPLPFRGDASDASLAALEFPAVLEAVAGWAKGPLGADSVRGRRPTTDPVLIADALRPLDELLTLWRRGERVDVPPVPVIADVLTRLGVAGSVLNGPELLRVRLTVSAARIAVAELTRVAADAPSAAIRVVPLPDRALDRRLLESIGDEGEVLDTASPALFRARREIHSARERLVKKLESILRSAEAQAVPQGAQVTIREDRYVIPVRRDARQRPEGIIHGESGSAGTLFIEPTAAIESGNALRSAIARAEQEELAVLRELTELVRPERHLVGAAHAMCVEGDDLLARVRYSHAVEASVPTVGSDAIDLRQARHPLLLARGLEVVPFDLLLEPNERTLLISGPNAGGKTVLLKTTGLAMVLAQSGIAPPVGPGTRLPVIDGIFVDIGDHQSIAADLSTFSAHVVALRDILATAGSDTLVLMDEIGSGTDPAEGGALAAATLRALTGRGVRTVVTTHLGALKSLASEVPGIVNGSLEFDAERLQPTFRFRKGIPGRSYGLAIARRLAIDSEVLAMADALVPRQERLLDELLAQVEQRARDLEQREAALEDRELEVGNREAVAALTAEAQGIRERELKRREKDADRQARETARRHLLEARATVEEALRLARGAADSAEAKEARRLIEEAAGRERAALDASRAKADHAEAEPDGLAVGARVRLPSGSTGVVHELRGDGKAVVTVGAVKLVAPAGELTPLAEAQAARRKTAVYEAPSAPFEVDLRGMRGDEAAVVATAALDAAVLAENPYLRIIHGMGTGVVRDRVRQILKSDRRVARFAFAPPNQGGTGVTIAEFAAG, encoded by the coding sequence ATGGTGATGGGCTCCGGGCAGACTAAAAGCGGGGTGCAGGCGCGAAGCGCTGGCACCCCGCTTCCTTTTCGAGGGGACGCCAGTGACGCTTCGCTTGCTGCGCTTGAATTTCCGGCAGTTCTCGAAGCGGTAGCCGGCTGGGCCAAGGGTCCGCTCGGTGCGGACAGCGTGCGGGGCCGTCGTCCGACCACCGACCCCGTGCTGATTGCCGACGCCCTCCGGCCACTCGATGAATTGCTGACCCTCTGGCGGCGCGGTGAACGGGTCGATGTGCCGCCAGTGCCGGTCATCGCCGACGTGCTGACGCGGCTCGGGGTGGCTGGCAGCGTCCTCAACGGCCCCGAGTTGCTCCGGGTTCGGCTAACCGTCTCGGCCGCCCGAATCGCGGTTGCCGAGTTGACCCGGGTGGCCGCGGATGCGCCCTCGGCCGCGATCCGGGTGGTGCCCCTGCCTGACCGGGCGCTCGATCGGCGCCTGCTCGAGTCGATCGGCGACGAGGGCGAGGTGCTCGACACGGCAAGCCCGGCGCTCTTCCGCGCCCGCCGCGAGATTCACTCCGCCCGCGAGCGACTGGTCAAGAAGCTCGAGTCGATTCTGCGAAGCGCCGAGGCCCAGGCGGTTCCTCAAGGTGCGCAGGTCACGATCCGGGAGGACCGCTACGTCATTCCGGTTCGCCGGGATGCGAGGCAGCGCCCGGAGGGTATCATCCACGGCGAGTCCGGCAGCGCCGGCACCCTCTTCATCGAACCGACAGCGGCTATCGAATCCGGCAACGCTCTGCGCAGTGCCATTGCCCGGGCCGAGCAGGAGGAGCTGGCCGTTCTGCGCGAGCTGACCGAGTTGGTGCGTCCGGAGCGCCACCTCGTCGGGGCTGCCCACGCCATGTGTGTCGAAGGCGACGACCTGCTGGCTCGGGTCCGTTACAGCCATGCCGTCGAGGCCTCGGTTCCGACGGTCGGGTCCGATGCGATCGATCTCCGGCAGGCGCGTCATCCCTTGCTGCTGGCCCGCGGTCTCGAGGTGGTTCCGTTCGACCTCCTGCTCGAGCCGAATGAGCGCACCCTGCTGATCAGCGGACCGAATGCCGGGGGCAAGACCGTCCTCCTCAAGACGACCGGCCTGGCCATGGTGCTGGCCCAGTCGGGCATTGCGCCGCCGGTCGGGCCGGGCACCCGATTGCCCGTCATCGATGGCATCTTCGTCGACATCGGCGACCACCAGTCGATTGCTGCGGATCTGTCCACCTTCAGTGCGCACGTGGTTGCGCTCCGCGACATTCTGGCGACCGCCGGTTCCGACACCCTGGTGCTGATGGATGAAATCGGCAGCGGCACCGATCCCGCCGAGGGCGGTGCCTTGGCAGCAGCGACGCTGCGCGCGCTGACCGGGCGCGGTGTGCGCACCGTCGTGACGACGCATCTGGGCGCGCTCAAATCGCTCGCGAGCGAAGTGCCGGGCATCGTCAACGGTTCGCTCGAGTTCGATGCGGAACGACTGCAGCCCACCTTCCGGTTTCGCAAGGGTATCCCGGGTCGGAGTTACGGCCTGGCCATTGCGCGGCGACTGGCAATCGATTCCGAGGTGCTGGCCATGGCCGACGCTCTCGTGCCAAGGCAGGAGCGGCTGCTCGATGAGCTGCTGGCTCAGGTCGAGCAGCGCGCCCGCGACCTGGAACAGCGGGAAGCCGCGCTGGAGGATCGGGAACTCGAAGTCGGCAACCGTGAAGCGGTGGCAGCTCTGACGGCCGAGGCGCAGGGCATTCGCGAGCGGGAACTCAAACGACGGGAAAAGGACGCCGATCGCCAGGCGCGCGAAACGGCGCGGCGCCACCTGCTCGAGGCCCGAGCCACGGTCGAAGAGGCGCTGCGGCTGGCCCGGGGCGCCGCCGACAGCGCGGAGGCCAAGGAGGCGCGCCGACTGATCGAGGAAGCGGCTGGTCGCGAACGGGCCGCGCTCGACGCCAGCCGCGCAAAAGCGGATCATGCCGAGGCTGAGCCTGACGGTCTGGCGGTCGGCGCCCGGGTCCGGCTGCCCTCGGGCAGTACCGGTGTCGTGCACGAGCTCCGCGGCGATGGCAAGGCCGTGGTGACGGTCGGCGCGGTCAAGCTCGTTGCGCCGGCTGGTGAGCTGACGCCCTTGGCTGAGGCGCAAGCTGCGCGTCGCAAGACGGCAGTGTACGAAGCACCGTCGGCACCCTTTGAAGTCGATCTGCGCGGCATGAGGGGCGACGAGGCCGCGGTCGTAGCCACGGCGGCGCTCGATGCGGCCGTCCTGGCAGAGAATCCCTACCTGCGCATCATCCACGGTATGGGCACGGGCGTGGTGCGCGACCGGGTTCGTCAGATTCTCAAGAGCGATCGCCGAGTGGCGCGCTTTGCCTTCGCGCCGCCGAATCAGGGCGGCACCGGCGTGACCATTGCCGAGTTCGCAGCGGGCTGA
- the dnaG gene encoding DNA primase — translation MIADELIEQVRDSADLVEIVGEAVSLKRTGADWRGPCPFHGGTHRNFAVVPKKGLYYCYVCHAAGDVFTFLMKRFGMDYPTAVREAARRVGIVIPDQGAREGPDPREPLYGAMAVAQEWFATRLREGADAEQARTYLESRELPLTVAAEWGLGFAPRDRAFVDAMRQLGLDERVMLEVGLLVRRDDGTTVPRFRGRLLFPIRDQRGRVVAFGGRILGAGEPKYLNSPESPIFHKGTGLYNLHQAKHAIRKDGHAIVVEGYFDVIRLVEAGIESVVAPLGTALTADQATLLRRFAPTVILLYDSDAAGLRATFRAGDECLRNGLRVRVATMPEGEDPDTLVRNGGAAALGKILDDAVDVLERKIQLLERRGWFEGVERRRDALDRLLPTIRAASDPIARDLYIGRVAERVGLTRAVLEQELTAAPRSSAPRQPVRPAPPSVDRRPARSEGRPTGARSEGVLLQLMIHDASWRARATRELTPDRFKVETYRQIFERLTALGETSPASDALAELSPRAAAAWQKLAEAAIGLEGQELDTVYAAELTRLDDRDGYFALPPTTDITARTVSKQQLSPTAKARFPWEKQKANSPSRPPDARREG, via the coding sequence ATGATAGCCGACGAGTTGATCGAGCAGGTGCGCGACTCGGCCGATCTGGTCGAGATCGTCGGCGAAGCGGTCAGTCTCAAGCGAACCGGCGCCGACTGGCGCGGGCCCTGTCCCTTTCATGGTGGCACGCATCGCAACTTTGCCGTGGTGCCCAAGAAGGGGCTCTACTACTGCTATGTCTGTCACGCCGCGGGTGACGTCTTCACCTTTCTGATGAAGCGGTTCGGAATGGACTATCCGACTGCGGTGCGTGAGGCGGCCCGCCGCGTCGGCATCGTGATTCCCGACCAGGGCGCCCGGGAAGGGCCCGATCCGCGCGAACCGCTCTACGGTGCCATGGCGGTGGCGCAGGAGTGGTTTGCCACGCGGCTGCGTGAGGGTGCTGATGCGGAGCAGGCCCGGACGTATCTCGAGTCGCGTGAGTTGCCCCTGACGGTCGCAGCCGAGTGGGGGCTCGGCTTTGCGCCGCGAGACCGCGCCTTCGTCGATGCCATGCGCCAGCTCGGTCTCGACGAGCGCGTCATGCTCGAGGTCGGCCTGCTGGTCCGGCGCGACGACGGCACCACCGTGCCCCGATTTCGCGGGCGGCTCCTGTTTCCGATTCGCGACCAGCGCGGCCGCGTCGTGGCATTCGGCGGGCGGATTCTGGGGGCTGGCGAGCCCAAGTATCTCAACAGCCCGGAATCGCCGATCTTTCACAAGGGTACCGGACTCTACAACCTCCACCAGGCCAAGCATGCCATTCGCAAGGATGGGCATGCCATCGTCGTCGAGGGCTACTTCGACGTGATCCGGCTGGTCGAAGCTGGGATCGAGTCGGTGGTTGCTCCGCTCGGCACCGCGCTCACTGCGGACCAGGCGACCCTGCTGCGCCGCTTCGCGCCGACCGTGATCCTCCTGTACGACTCCGATGCCGCCGGCTTGCGAGCCACCTTCCGGGCCGGCGACGAATGCCTCCGGAACGGACTTCGGGTTCGGGTCGCAACCATGCCCGAGGGCGAGGATCCCGATACGCTGGTTCGCAACGGGGGTGCCGCCGCGCTGGGCAAGATCCTCGACGATGCGGTCGATGTGCTGGAACGCAAGATCCAGCTGCTCGAGCGGCGCGGTTGGTTCGAGGGTGTCGAGCGGCGCCGGGACGCCCTGGATCGCTTGCTGCCGACCATCCGTGCCGCCAGCGATCCGATTGCCCGTGACCTCTACATCGGGCGGGTAGCGGAGCGGGTGGGGCTGACTCGGGCGGTGCTGGAGCAGGAGCTGACGGCCGCGCCGAGATCCTCGGCGCCGCGGCAGCCCGTTCGTCCGGCACCGCCCTCGGTCGATCGGCGGCCCGCTCGTTCAGAGGGCCGCCCAACGGGCGCGCGGTCGGAAGGGGTGCTCCTGCAGTTGATGATTCATGATGCCAGTTGGCGCGCACGCGCCACACGCGAGTTGACGCCGGACCGATTCAAGGTAGAAACGTACAGGCAGATTTTTGAACGGCTGACAGCGTTGGGGGAAACGTCTCCCGCCAGCGATGCGCTTGCCGAACTCTCGCCACGTGCGGCCGCAGCGTGGCAAAAGTTAGCCGAGGCAGCGATCGGCCTCGAGGGGCAGGAACTCGACACCGTCTATGCTGCAGAATTGACGCGTCTTGATGATCGTGACGGCTATTTTGCGCTCCCGCCAACTACCGACATCACCGCGAGAACCGTTTCCAAGCAACAACTCTCCCCGACAGCGAAAGCCAGATTCCCCTGGGAGAAACAGAAGGCCAACTCCCCATCGCGTCCACCGGACGCTCGACGTGAAGGATGA
- the recJ gene encoding single-stranded-DNA-specific exonuclease RecJ, whose translation MTQPVLRWRVAPPPDPDTARQLADSLEIPPPLARLLVQRGYGEVVAAKGFLRPELESLSDPYALAGMADAVEVVVRAIRSGHRILVHGDYDVDGQCASALLTRALRAAGATVDAFVPHRMRDGYDFGPAGLARARELGARLIVTCDCGITAVETVRQAREAGLDVVVTDHHLLGPTAPPANAILDPQRPDDVSGLGTLCGTGVAFKLVQALVEPLGLPASFPLHFLDFVAVATVADVVPLIGENRVLVRHGLKVLNRTRWPGFRALIRSAGLDNAEVRASQVGFVLGPRLNAAGRIGDANDGLRLLLTDDEAEAGALAAQLEKLNTERQELDQRILAQAIERVERTVDLDRTAGLVLASDGWHPGVVGIVASRVVERFGRPAFLIGLAGDVGKGSGRSISRFDLHGALLQCGDLLERFGGHRMAAGLTVRRDRIDEFADRFAAVCGERLSPSDLGPEQRVDLEIGLDEATADLERLCRHLEPCGMGNPGPVFLTRDARLVSWSYIGAKNEHLRGVLETERGRLDAIGFQFADRTGWLGSDPVDVAFRLERNVFRGQTQLQAKLVGITPATGQGPDPDPA comes from the coding sequence GTGACCCAACCCGTGCTGCGTTGGCGGGTGGCGCCGCCTCCCGATCCCGACACAGCCCGGCAGTTGGCAGACTCGCTCGAGATTCCGCCTCCGCTGGCCCGTCTGCTGGTGCAGCGCGGCTACGGCGAGGTGGTTGCGGCCAAGGGTTTCCTGCGGCCCGAGCTCGAGTCGCTTTCGGACCCGTACGCGCTCGCCGGGATGGCGGATGCCGTCGAGGTCGTCGTGCGCGCCATCCGCAGTGGGCATCGGATCCTGGTCCACGGTGACTACGACGTCGACGGCCAGTGCGCCTCCGCCTTGCTGACCCGCGCGCTCCGTGCGGCCGGAGCCACGGTCGACGCCTTCGTGCCACATCGGATGCGGGACGGATACGACTTTGGTCCGGCCGGTCTGGCCCGCGCGCGCGAACTCGGCGCCCGTCTGATCGTGACCTGCGATTGCGGGATTACCGCGGTCGAGACGGTCCGGCAGGCCAGGGAAGCGGGGCTCGATGTGGTCGTGACCGACCATCACTTGCTCGGTCCGACGGCGCCGCCCGCCAATGCCATCCTCGATCCGCAGCGTCCCGATGACGTGTCGGGGCTGGGCACGTTGTGCGGCACCGGCGTCGCCTTCAAGCTGGTGCAGGCCCTGGTTGAACCGTTGGGCCTGCCTGCCTCATTTCCGCTGCACTTCCTCGACTTCGTCGCAGTGGCCACCGTGGCCGACGTGGTGCCACTGATCGGTGAGAACCGGGTTCTGGTTCGTCATGGTCTCAAGGTGCTCAACCGAACCCGCTGGCCTGGTTTCCGGGCGCTGATCAGGAGCGCAGGCCTGGACAACGCCGAGGTGCGTGCATCGCAGGTGGGTTTCGTGCTGGGTCCTCGTCTCAACGCGGCGGGGCGGATCGGCGATGCCAACGACGGGTTGCGGCTGCTGCTCACCGACGATGAGGCCGAAGCCGGCGCTCTGGCGGCCCAGCTCGAGAAGCTCAACACCGAACGACAAGAGCTCGATCAGCGGATTCTCGCGCAGGCCATCGAGCGGGTTGAGCGCACCGTCGACCTCGACCGAACCGCCGGGCTGGTGCTGGCATCGGACGGATGGCACCCGGGCGTGGTCGGGATCGTGGCGTCGCGAGTGGTCGAGCGCTTCGGACGTCCCGCCTTCCTGATCGGCTTGGCCGGCGATGTCGGCAAGGGCTCGGGCCGAAGCATTTCGCGATTCGATCTCCACGGCGCCTTGCTACAGTGTGGCGACCTGCTCGAGCGCTTCGGCGGACATCGCATGGCGGCTGGGCTGACCGTCCGCCGTGACCGCATCGATGAGTTTGCCGACCGCTTCGCAGCCGTCTGCGGCGAACGACTCTCGCCGAGCGACCTCGGCCCCGAACAGCGGGTCGACCTGGAGATCGGACTCGACGAAGCAACCGCCGACCTCGAACGGCTCTGTCGCCATCTCGAACCCTGCGGGATGGGGAACCCGGGGCCGGTCTTTCTGACTCGTGATGCCCGGCTCGTCAGCTGGAGCTACATTGGTGCCAAGAACGAACACCTCCGTGGTGTGCTCGAGACCGAGCGCGGCCGCCTCGATGCCATCGGCTTTCAGTTCGCCGACCGGACCGGCTGGCTGGGCAGCGACCCCGTCGACGTGGCCTTCCGACTCGAGCGGAACGTCTTCCGCGGGCAGACGCAGCTGCAGGCCAAACTGGTGGGCATCACGCCCGCAACCGGGCAAGGCCCTGATCCCGATCCGGCGTGA
- a CDS encoding RsmD family RNA methyltransferase has translation MTRIISGEFGGRRLVVPADRRVRPTADRVREAWFSILGPRVVDAVVVDLFAGSGALGLEAVSRGARHATLVDLNRPSLDAIRANVDALGVGGRVRIVRGDVFRFLAGTTGRAFTLALADPPYGLGLAERVAALFQRAPFADLLAVEHRADEALPEGSTRGYGDTAVTFYEAP, from the coding sequence GTGACCCGGATCATCAGCGGTGAGTTCGGTGGCCGACGGCTGGTGGTGCCCGCCGATCGCCGGGTGCGACCGACCGCCGACCGGGTCCGCGAAGCCTGGTTCAGCATTTTGGGCCCGCGAGTCGTAGATGCAGTGGTAGTCGACTTGTTCGCCGGCAGCGGCGCGTTAGGCTTAGAGGCTGTCTCGCGCGGTGCGCGGCATGCCACCCTGGTGGATCTGAACCGTCCGTCGCTCGATGCCATTCGCGCCAACGTCGATGCACTTGGCGTCGGAGGTCGGGTCCGTATCGTCCGCGGTGACGTCTTTCGATTCCTGGCAGGAACGACCGGCCGCGCGTTCACGCTGGCGCTGGCCGATCCGCCCTACGGCCTTGGTCTGGCCGAACGAGTCGCGGCGCTGTTCCAGCGCGCGCCGTTTGCGGACCTGCTGGCGGTCGAGCACCGGGCCGATGAAGCTCTCCCCGAGGGCAGTACCCGGGGCTACGGAGACACCGCGGTGACTTTCTACGAGGCGCCATGA
- the coaD gene encoding pantetheine-phosphate adenylyltransferase produces MSRIGLYAGSFDPPTLGHEDVIRRAALLLDQLVVAIAVNPNKQPLLPVEQRLDLFRRIVALPNVTFEAFEGLLADRARVLGATVLVRGLRNANDLDHEAPMAVMNRHLMPGLETIFLTPSPEVSFVSGTLVREVARFGGDVTPMVHPVVAEALAARMRR; encoded by the coding sequence ATGAGCCGAATCGGCCTGTACGCAGGATCCTTCGACCCTCCGACACTCGGTCACGAGGACGTGATTCGGCGGGCGGCATTGCTGCTCGACCAGCTTGTGGTGGCCATTGCCGTCAATCCCAACAAACAGCCCCTGCTCCCGGTCGAGCAGCGGCTCGACCTGTTTCGTCGGATCGTCGCGCTCCCCAACGTCACCTTCGAGGCCTTCGAAGGGCTGCTGGCCGATCGGGCGCGGGTCCTGGGCGCGACCGTGCTCGTCCGCGGCCTCCGCAACGCCAACGACCTCGATCACGAAGCGCCGATGGCGGTGATGAACCGCCATCTGATGCCAGGACTCGAAACGATCTTCCTGACGCCCTCGCCAGAGGTGAGCTTCGTGAGTGGTACGCTGGTGCGTGAGGTGGCGCGCTTCGGTGGTGACGTCACGCCGATGGTGCATCCCGTGGTGGCCGAGGCACTTGCTGCGCGGATGCGCCGATGA
- a CDS encoding STAS domain-containing protein, with protein sequence MGFTKTANGRGVTVVRIEGQLIVGNRQELKALIQESLEAGDRKFLIDCSQTAYIDSSGLGALVTISKKVRENGGDLRLAGLNDDLRSLFELTKLDALFTIVPTVDDGLAGF encoded by the coding sequence ATGGGCTTTACCAAGACGGCCAATGGCCGCGGGGTCACCGTGGTTCGGATCGAAGGCCAGCTCATCGTCGGCAATCGGCAAGAGCTCAAGGCATTGATCCAGGAGTCGCTCGAGGCCGGTGACCGGAAGTTCCTGATCGACTGCAGCCAGACGGCGTACATCGATTCGTCCGGGCTCGGTGCCCTGGTAACGATTTCCAAGAAGGTCCGCGAAAACGGGGGCGACCTCCGACTGGCGGGGCTCAACGACGACCTGCGGTCACTCTTCGAGCTCACCAAGCTCGATGCGCTCTTCACCATTGTGCCGACCGTCGACGACGGTCTGGCAGGGTTCTGA